ATGAATTGGGAATTTACGTTATGCCAGTGGCGGCTTTGAGAAAGTACTTGCCCACGCCTGAAACATGGCGAAATTATCAATTGCATTGGCAAATTGGTGATGAATTAGATTTGGCTACTTTACCAACGCAATTGGTGTTGATGGGGTATCAACGTGAGAGCATGATTGCAAAGCCCGGTGAATTTAGTATTCGTGGTAGCATCATTGATATTTATCCTTTACATGCAGAATATCCCGTGCGGGTGGAACTATTTGATGTTGAAATTGATTCCATGCGCTATTTTGACGTGGAAACACAACGTTCACTAGGAAATGTTGATCACGTTTTAGTCAGTCCGACAAGTGAGTTGGTTTTTACTGCTGCTGAGTTAGAGACGGGGGCAAAAAATTTAAAATCAGCTTTAGAAAAACGTTTAGCAGTCACCAAAGAAAAAACGGATAAAGAATTTTTAAGTGAATATTTTGGTCAGGTGCAAAACGAATGGCTAAATGGCATACCGGGAGAAAATATCAATTTTTATCTCGATTTTCTTTATGAGGTGCCAACGACAATTGTAGACTATTTTGCCAAAGATACCCTTTTAATGGTAGACGATTATCCGCGAATTATGGAAACAAATCGTGAAATCGAACGTGAAGAAGGAGAGTGGCAAGTTCAAAAAATCAGTGAACTACGTGTTTTCAGTGAGCAAAAATTTGGAGTAGATGTGCATCAGTTTTTCCAGAAAGAAACATTTACGACTAGCTTTTTTGCACTGTTTCAAAAGGGAATGGGAAATTTGCGTTTTGGCGCAATTTGGAACTTTCAATATCGTCCTATGCAGCAATTTTTCAGTCAAATGGGGTTGTTAAAAGCTGAATTAGATCGTTGGGAAAAACAGCAACAGACAGTGATATTTTTAGTTGCCGATGATGAGCGCGCAAAAAAACTTGATCATAATTTCCGCGACCATGAAATTTATGCTCCTGTGACTAAAGCCGATACGTTAATTACCGCTCGTAGCCAAATTGTGGTAGGAAATTTGCAAAGCGGTTTTGAAATGCCACAAGATCGCTTCGTAGTCGTCACAGAAAAAGAAATCTTTCAAAAAGTAAAACGAAAACGTGCACGACGCCAAACGATTACTAATGCGGAACGGCTAAAAAGCTATAATGAGTTAAAACCTGGCGATTATGTCGTTCACGCCAATCACGGGATTGGGAAATATATCGGTATGGAGACATTGGAAGTAGACGGTGTCCATCAAGATTACATCACAATTTTATATCAAAATGATGACAAATTATTTATTCCGGTAACCCAGCTAAACTTAATTCAAAAATATGTCGCTTCAGAATCTAAAACGCCTAAAATTAATAAACTCGGTGGTAGCGAGTGGAGTAAAACAAAACGAAAAGTCTCTGGTAAAATTGAAGATATTGCGGATGACTTAATTGCGCTATACGCCAAAAGAGAAGCAGAAAAAGGATTTGCCTTTGCGGCAGATGATGGTTATCAAAAACAATTTGAGGATGCTTTCCCCTATACAGAAACAGATGACCAGCTTCGAAGTGCGGCTGAAATTAAGCACGATATGGAAAAACCAAAACCTATGGATCGGCTGTTAGTAGGTGATGTTGGGTTTGGAAAAACAGAAGTCGCGTTACGGGCTGCTTTTAAATCTATTAAGGAAAGTAAGCAAGTTGCTTTTTTAGTGCCAACAACAATTTTGGCACAACAGCATTACGAAACAATGTTGGATCGTTTTGAGGGTTTTCCTGTTAATATTGGCTTACTCAGTCGTTTTCGGACGAAAAAACAACAGGCGGAAACGCTGGAACAAATTCGTACAGGGCAAGTGGATATCGTGGTAGGAACCCACCGCTTATTATCACAAGACGTGAAGTTTTCGGATTTGGGATTGTTGGTAATTGATGAAGAACAACGCTTTGGCGTAAAGCATAAAGAACGTTTAAAACAACTTCGGTCACAAGTGGATGTCCTAACTTTGACAGCGACGCCAATTCCTCGGACGTTACACATGTCTATGCTTGGTGTGCGAGATTTATCTGTAATTGAAACACCGCCGGAAAATCGGTATCCTATTCAAACCTATGTAATGGAAAAAAATCCAGGTGCCATTCGCGAAGCAATCCATCGAGAATTGGCTCGTGACGGACAAGTTTTCTATTTGTACAATCGTGTCGAAACCATTGAGAAAAAAGTTGATGAATTACAAGCTTTAGTACCAGAAGCTCGTATCGGTTATGCCCACGGTCAAATGACAGAAATCCAATTGGAGAATACGTTGTTAGACTTCATTGAAGGGCAGTATGACATTTTAGTCACCACAACGATTATTGAAACCGGTGTGGATATTCCCAATGTTAATACATTGTTTGTGGAAAATGCAGATTATATGGGATTATCTACTTTGTATCAGTTAAGAGGTCGTGTGGGTCGAAGTAACCGCGTAGCCTATGCGTATTTCATGTATGAACCACAAAAGATTTTAAATGAAGTGAGCGAGAAACGACTACAGGCCATTAAAGATTTTACGGAACTTGGATCTGGTTTTAAAATTGCGATGCGGGATTTATCTATTCGTGGTGCTGGGAACCTATTAGGTGCGCAGCAACATGGGTTCATTGACGCAGTTGGTTTTGATATGTATTCCCAAATGTTAGAAGAAGCAGTTGCCCGCAAACAAGGAAAAAATATTCAAAGTCAAAAAACTTCAGTGGAAATTGATTTAGGTATTGATGCGTATTTACCAGGTACTTATATCATAGATGAACGGCAAAAAATAGAAATTTACAAACGTATTCGAGAATTGGAAAATGAAGAACAACTAGATGAGTTGCAAGATGATTTATTGGATCGTTTTGGAGAGTATCCTGATGAAGTAGCTCATTTATTGACAATTGGACAAATTAAAATGGATGGAGATCGAGCATTACTAGAAAGTATCCGTAAGATGAATCACCAAATCAAAGTTACTTTAAGTAAAGTGGGAACTAAAACTTATACAGTCGAACAATTATTTGAAGCTTTGTCTGTAACAAAAATGAAAGCAGCAATGGCAGTTAATAATGAAAAAATGACAATTACGTTAACGATTGTACCTAAAATGTCGCAGGCCGTCTGGCTTCATGAAATACAAGAATTTATTAAAGCATTGCGAGAAGAAAAATATAAAAATGCTATTGTAACTGAAGATAAAATAGATTAGTAAAGTTTAAAATTACTTTATTTTCAGTAAAGAAATATGAATTTGATGCTCTGAAATGAAATTTTAGGGCAAACTAAGGCATAGAATAAAATTTTGGCAAATGGAGAGGTGAAGACACATGCGGGTAGATGGTGCCAAAGCTAAAGTGAATCAAATGCAAAAAATGATGCAGGGCGCTTTTGTACTGACTGCTGCTTCTTTTATTGCCAAAGTACTAAGTGCAATTTATCGCGTGCCATTACAAAATTTGGTGGGAGACAAAGGGTTTTACGTGTATCAACAGGTATATCCGATTTATGGTTTAGCGATGACGTTAGCCTTATCCGGATTACCCCAGTTTATTTCCAAATATATTGCAGAAATCAGCAGCGTGAAAGAACAAAAAAATGCGATTCAAAAATTGATTCCAGTCGTGTTTTATTGTGGGTTTTTATTATGGGGACTGACTTTTTTTGGTGCACGAATCATTGCAATTTTAATGGGTAACGTGTTGTTGACGCCTTTGATTATGATTGTATCGTTTACTTTTTTATTAATGCCATTTTTAGCTTTTTACCGCGGTAATTTTCAGGGGCAATTGCAAATGGTTCCAAGTGCGGTTTCACAAGTTGCAGAACAGTTTGTACGTGTAGGAGTGATTATTGTCGCAGCTTTCATGTTTCAAGCTGGTATTTTAGATGTCTATCAAACAGGTACGGCAGCTATGAGTGGCGCTGTTTTTGGTGGTTTGTGTGCAGTGGTATTGCTAGTTTATTATCAAAAAAAAATTAGTGGCTTCGGTCTAAACCTAGTAAAAGATTTTCATTTTGGAAAAGTGGATAAGAAATTGCTACGCCGATTTGTGATCGAAGGTGGCTTGTTATCCATTTACGCTGGGTTGTTGATCTTATTTCAACTTATCGACTCTTTTGTTATTGCAAATGAACTACAAAACTTTGGGCTAACGCAAACGGCATCCCAAGTTGCTAAAGGGGTATATGATAGAGGACAGCCCATGGTACAATTAGGATTAGTAATTGCTGCTGCCTTGAGTTCCACTTTTTTACCGGCGTTAACGAAATATTTAGTAGCACGAAACAATCGTCTTTTTCAGAGTTCTGCCAAAATTTATCTGCGTTTAACCACGAGTATCTCGTTGGCAGCCTCTTTTGGTTTGGCACTAGTTATGCCGTCTTTAAACTACGCTTTGTTTAAAGATCAAGCCGGTAATGATGTTTTGCAAGTATTTGTTTTTTCTGTCTTTTTGATGGCGGTAATTCAAGCTTACCAAGCTGTGGCGCAAAGTCAAAATCATTTTCGTCCGGCGTTAAGAGCTGCAATTGTAGGAATTGTAGTGAAATTTGTAACGACGCTGCTGTTGACAGGAACTATGGGGACTATGGGGGCAAGTCTTGGTACTATTTTCGGATTAGCTGCGACATTGTGGCGCCTGATTCGTGCAGAAGATCAAGCGATTAATAACTTTTGGCAAGAGCGTTTCTTTTTGAAAAAAATGATAAGCTGTTTGTTAGTTATGAGTGGTTCAGTAGTGTTGTTTTACTTTTTAGTGGCACTTTTTGGGAACTTTCAAACACGATTTGGTGCTTTGATAATTACAATTTTAGCAGTGGCAGTTGGTATGTATACTTTTTTGAAAGCTGCAATAAAATTTGATTTGTTGACATTAAGAGAATGGTTGCTATTACCTTTTGGAAAAAGGTTGCTGCGACTAAAAAATAATAAAGAAAGAAAATGAGGGGAAAAGATGCGTTTAGATAAATTTTTGAAAATCTCACGGATTATTAAGCGACGTTCAGTCGCAAAAGAAGTGGCGGATAAAGGTCGTATTCAAGTGAACGGTAAATTAGCTAAATCTTCTAGTACGGTTAAGGTTGGCGATCTTGTCAAAATTGGTTTTGGAAACAAAACTTTAGAAATTAAAGTATTGGAATTGCATGAATCGACCAAAAAAGAGGATGCTGCCAAAATGTATGAAATTATTAGCGAAATAAGAAACGAAAATGTCTAGAAATTCATTAGACAAGCCTACTTTAAGTTGCTATAATTAATTTTGGATTATCCAATTTGCACAAGGTAAGAGAAGGGACGTGACAGATGTGATAAATGGCCGCAATCAAAATGTTGAACAGCTTGATAATGAATATGTCAAAAAACAAATTGCTAAATATCAAGAGCAACATCGTAAGGTTGTTTTTAAACGTCGCAGGTTAACGTTACTTTTAGCTATTACCTTTTTGATCTTTGGTTTTGTAGGATTTCAGCTTTTTTCAGATCATCAACGTTTGGTGAAATTAGAAGCGATTAAACAAGAAGCAGTTGCAGACAATAAACTTGTTTCAAAAAATGTCGACCAATTGAAAAAGGAAGTCGCTTTGCTAAAAGATGAAGATTATGTAGCCAAGCTTGCTCGCAGCCGTTTTTATTACTCCAAAGACGGAGAAAAGGTTTATCCAATTTCTGGGCAAAATCAGAATGCAAAAGATCAAGAAGATGCAAAAGTGGAAAAAGCCATTGATCGAACAAATGGGTCATCTACTACTGAAGAGTAGTAAATATAAATTTCAGGTTTAAACTAGGAGGAACAAATCTTTTATGTCAATCGAAGTAGGAGCTAAGCTGCAAGGAAAAGTGTCGGGGATTACAAATTTTGGTGCTTTTATTGATTTGGGCAATCGTAAAACTGGATTGGTGCATATCAGTGAAGTATCAGATGGTTTTGTCAAAGACATCAACGACGTTTTAAAAGTCGGAGATGAAGTAACCGTGTTGGTAACAACTGTTGGTGATGACGGCAAAATTGGATTATCAATTCGTAAAGCATTAGATAAACCACAGACAGAAAAGAAAGAATTCAAAAAAGAACCAAGTCGTCGTCCAGCTCCTAAGAAACCATTTTCTAAAGGACCTAGCGCAAGTGCCAATAAAAAAGAAGACTTCGATTCATTGATGAGTTCGTTTTTAAAAGACAGTGATGATCGTCTATCTTCACTTCGTCGTAATACAGAAGGCAAACGCGGTGGCCGTGGCGGCCGTCGCAGCTAAGAAAAAATGAGAACTGGATCGCATTTTGCGGTCCAGTTTTTTTGTGCGGACTATTTTAGTTAAGTATGATCTTTTATAGTCTCAAAAAAAGATACTGAAAAATAATTTTTGCTAGTAATTAGGAAGGAAAATTTTTCGCTGTCTTATTTGTCTTGCTTTTCTTAACTTTTTTATTATTTTATTCCGTTTAGATTGTTAACAATTATTTCAAGAATGAATAAACGATTTTTGAAGCAGGCATACTTTTGCTTTGGATTTCACGTTAATCGTGTACAATAAGAAATAGAAGAAACAGTGAGGAATGCAAATAGTGACGGTAAAGCTGCTGTACATTAAAGAGGGGAAAAGATGGAACGAGAATTTGAACAAGTAGGAAATAAAAAAATATTTTGGCAACAAGGCAGCCGAATTTTATTAGCAGTATCTGGTGGTGCAGACTCTTTTGTGTTGCTGCGTTTAATGGCAAAGATGAGTCAAAAATATGATTTTTTTATTGGCGTTGCACATATTAACCATCAATTACGACCAAGTTCAACCAAGGAAGCCCAAGCGTTGGCATATTATTGTCAAATGCATCATATTGCTTTTTTTGAACGAAAATGGGAGGATGTCCCCCATGCTGGAGTGGAAGAGGCAGCTCGCAGGTTTCGCTATGCTTTTTTTGCAGAACTGATGCAAGAGTACTATTTTGATACAGTAATGACAGCACACCATGCCGATGATCAGCTGGAAACAATGTTGATGAAGATAATCAGAGATGGACAATTAAAAAATGCGATGGGAATCAAAGTGCGGCAATCTTTTGCTGGCGGTAAATTAATTCGCCCGCTGTTGTCTTATAGTAAAAAAGAAATTTATGATTATGCCAAAAAAGAAAATTTGCCGTACTTTGAAGATGAAAGCAATTATTATTTAGATGTACAACGAAATCGGATTCGCCAGCAAATCACGCCACTTTTAAAAGCGGAAAATCCCCAAATTTTAGCGCATTTTCAACAATTATCCCAACAACTAATTTGGGCAGACGAAATTATTGAAACAAAAGCTGCCGCGTGGATTAGTAAATATGTGAAACAAAAAGAGGAAAATTTAAGTTTTAAAGTGAAAGATTTTTTGAATTTACCTGTCAGGGAACGCTATTTTACCCTGCAGTATTTAGCCCAAAAAATCAAACAAAGCTATGAGGTGACAATTAGTGAAGAGAACTTGCAACGAATTTTAAAGCTTTTAACCACGAACAAAGCACAATGGCAATTAGATGTTGCGGCTTTTTGGCAAGTTTTAAAAATGTACGAAGAAGTGATAATTGGTAAAAAAGCTATCCCAAATGAAGCAAAAACTTTTCATTTTAGAGTAGGAGACAGCGGGTTTTTATCTGAAACAGAGTGGTTAGCAATTGTTCCAGCGCATCAAAATGTCAATCTTCCCGAAAAAGTCAAACTTTGGTCAGAAATCAGTCAACCTTTAGCATTAAACTTCCCCAATGAGGTGATTATTCGAAAAAGAATGGACGGGGATCGCATTCAACTAAAAGACAGTTTGCGCAAAAAAGTTAGTCGCATTCTAATTGATAAAAAAATTCCCAATGATAGGCGAGAAAAAACGTGGGTTGTGACAGATACGAACAATCAAGTCTTGGCAGTGTTACCAATTACTTTTTCTTATTTGAGTATTGCTGTAGAAACTGATAAAATACACTACAGACTGCTTTATAAATACCAATAATCTATCCTTTGGAGATAGTAAAATAAGGAGACAGACATGTTAGCAAAAGATATTGAAAAAGTGCTTGTATCACGAGAAGAAATCAACGCCCGCTGTAAAGAATTAGGGGAAGAATTAGCAGCAGAATACAAGGATAAAAATCCTCTTGTTATTGGCGTTTTGAAAGGTTCAATTAATTTTATGGCAGATATTTGTCGTGAAATGGATTGCTATTTGGAATTAGATTTTATGGATGTTTCAAGTTATGGCAACGCTACTGTATCTTCTGGTGAGGTTAAAATCTTAAAAGATTTAGATACTAATGTTGAAGGTCGTGATCTTTTAATAGTAGAAGATATTATTGATAGTGGCCGAACCTTAGCGTATCTAGTTGATTTATTTAAGTATCGTAAAGCAAATTCAGTTAAAATCGTCACGCTATTAGATAAACCAGAAGGTCGCGTAGTAGATATTGAAGCAGATTATGTTGGTTTTGATGTACCAAATGAATTTGTTGTAGGCTATGGATTAGACTATATGGAACAGTACCGCAATTTACCTTATGTAGGCGTTTTAAAACCTAGCGTCTACGAAACAAATTAATCCGCTAATTGAAATGACTTGTGATACAATAAAATGGTCAGGATTGATAAAAAACACACAAACAATATTTGAAAGAACTTTTTGTCAGTGGAGCGCTATTTTTCAATAACGATTTACAAAATAAAAAGACTTTCGATTAATTAAGGAGGGCAAGCATGAACAAAAAAGGTAATAACGGTATGTTAAAAAATACCTTATATTATGTACTCGTGCTTTTGGCCATGATTACGGTAGTTTATTTCTTATTTGGAAATAACAGCCAACAGTCGCCAGACATCGAGTATTCTACTTTTCGCCAACAACTATCCGACGGTAAAGTGAAGTCGTTTAGTGTCCAACCGGTAAATGGTGTTTATAAAATTACCGGGGAGTACAAGGATAAACAAAAAGTAGAAAATAACAACGGATTAACCGTTTGGGGTGAAACAAGTAGTGAGTCAACACACTTTGCTACAACAATTTTACCCAATGATAATACATTGAAAGAAGTTACTGCGCTTGCGGA
The genomic region above belongs to Enterococcus saigonensis and contains:
- a CDS encoding RNA-binding S4 domain-containing protein, encoding MRLDKFLKISRIIKRRSVAKEVADKGRIQVNGKLAKSSSTVKVGDLVKIGFGNKTLEIKVLELHESTKKEDAAKMYEIISEIRNENV
- the tilS gene encoding tRNA lysidine(34) synthetase TilS, translated to MEREFEQVGNKKIFWQQGSRILLAVSGGADSFVLLRLMAKMSQKYDFFIGVAHINHQLRPSSTKEAQALAYYCQMHHIAFFERKWEDVPHAGVEEAARRFRYAFFAELMQEYYFDTVMTAHHADDQLETMLMKIIRDGQLKNAMGIKVRQSFAGGKLIRPLLSYSKKEIYDYAKKENLPYFEDESNYYLDVQRNRIRQQITPLLKAENPQILAHFQQLSQQLIWADEIIETKAAAWISKYVKQKEENLSFKVKDFLNLPVRERYFTLQYLAQKIKQSYEVTISEENLQRILKLLTTNKAQWQLDVAAFWQVLKMYEEVIIGKKAIPNEAKTFHFRVGDSGFLSETEWLAIVPAHQNVNLPEKVKLWSEISQPLALNFPNEVIIRKRMDGDRIQLKDSLRKKVSRILIDKKIPNDRREKTWVVTDTNNQVLAVLPITFSYLSIAVETDKIHYRLLYKYQ
- a CDS encoding S1 domain-containing RNA-binding protein: MSIEVGAKLQGKVSGITNFGAFIDLGNRKTGLVHISEVSDGFVKDINDVLKVGDEVTVLVTTVGDDGKIGLSIRKALDKPQTEKKEFKKEPSRRPAPKKPFSKGPSASANKKEDFDSLMSSFLKDSDDRLSSLRRNTEGKRGGRGGRRS
- a CDS encoding putative polysaccharide biosynthesis protein produces the protein MQGAFVLTAASFIAKVLSAIYRVPLQNLVGDKGFYVYQQVYPIYGLAMTLALSGLPQFISKYIAEISSVKEQKNAIQKLIPVVFYCGFLLWGLTFFGARIIAILMGNVLLTPLIMIVSFTFLLMPFLAFYRGNFQGQLQMVPSAVSQVAEQFVRVGVIIVAAFMFQAGILDVYQTGTAAMSGAVFGGLCAVVLLVYYQKKISGFGLNLVKDFHFGKVDKKLLRRFVIEGGLLSIYAGLLILFQLIDSFVIANELQNFGLTQTASQVAKGVYDRGQPMVQLGLVIAAALSSTFLPALTKYLVARNNRLFQSSAKIYLRLTTSISLAASFGLALVMPSLNYALFKDQAGNDVLQVFVFSVFLMAVIQAYQAVAQSQNHFRPALRAAIVGIVVKFVTTLLLTGTMGTMGASLGTIFGLAATLWRLIRAEDQAINNFWQERFFLKKMISCLLVMSGSVVLFYFLVALFGNFQTRFGALIITILAVAVGMYTFLKAAIKFDLLTLREWLLLPFGKRLLRLKNNKERK
- a CDS encoding FtsB family cell division protein → MTDVINGRNQNVEQLDNEYVKKQIAKYQEQHRKVVFKRRRLTLLLAITFLIFGFVGFQLFSDHQRLVKLEAIKQEAVADNKLVSKNVDQLKKEVALLKDEDYVAKLARSRFYYSKDGEKVYPISGQNQNAKDQEDAKVEKAIDRTNGSSTTEE
- the mfd gene encoding transcription-repair coupling factor, translating into MDLLGLFDKVPQIGQWQEQLAKKSKRQLLTGLAGSAKTLALVSTLQKLQKSILVITPNLYYTNQLVEDLRNLTDAVFAFPVDEVLSAEMAFASPEAKAERVQTLNAIAQNELGIYVMPVAALRKYLPTPETWRNYQLHWQIGDELDLATLPTQLVLMGYQRESMIAKPGEFSIRGSIIDIYPLHAEYPVRVELFDVEIDSMRYFDVETQRSLGNVDHVLVSPTSELVFTAAELETGAKNLKSALEKRLAVTKEKTDKEFLSEYFGQVQNEWLNGIPGENINFYLDFLYEVPTTIVDYFAKDTLLMVDDYPRIMETNREIEREEGEWQVQKISELRVFSEQKFGVDVHQFFQKETFTTSFFALFQKGMGNLRFGAIWNFQYRPMQQFFSQMGLLKAELDRWEKQQQTVIFLVADDERAKKLDHNFRDHEIYAPVTKADTLITARSQIVVGNLQSGFEMPQDRFVVVTEKEIFQKVKRKRARRQTITNAERLKSYNELKPGDYVVHANHGIGKYIGMETLEVDGVHQDYITILYQNDDKLFIPVTQLNLIQKYVASESKTPKINKLGGSEWSKTKRKVSGKIEDIADDLIALYAKREAEKGFAFAADDGYQKQFEDAFPYTETDDQLRSAAEIKHDMEKPKPMDRLLVGDVGFGKTEVALRAAFKSIKESKQVAFLVPTTILAQQHYETMLDRFEGFPVNIGLLSRFRTKKQQAETLEQIRTGQVDIVVGTHRLLSQDVKFSDLGLLVIDEEQRFGVKHKERLKQLRSQVDVLTLTATPIPRTLHMSMLGVRDLSVIETPPENRYPIQTYVMEKNPGAIREAIHRELARDGQVFYLYNRVETIEKKVDELQALVPEARIGYAHGQMTEIQLENTLLDFIEGQYDILVTTTIIETGVDIPNVNTLFVENADYMGLSTLYQLRGRVGRSNRVAYAYFMYEPQKILNEVSEKRLQAIKDFTELGSGFKIAMRDLSIRGAGNLLGAQQHGFIDAVGFDMYSQMLEEAVARKQGKNIQSQKTSVEIDLGIDAYLPGTYIIDERQKIEIYKRIRELENEEQLDELQDDLLDRFGEYPDEVAHLLTIGQIKMDGDRALLESIRKMNHQIKVTLSKVGTKTYTVEQLFEALSVTKMKAAMAVNNEKMTITLTIVPKMSQAVWLHEIQEFIKALREEKYKNAIVTEDKID
- the hpt gene encoding hypoxanthine phosphoribosyltransferase yields the protein MLAKDIEKVLVSREEINARCKELGEELAAEYKDKNPLVIGVLKGSINFMADICREMDCYLELDFMDVSSYGNATVSSGEVKILKDLDTNVEGRDLLIVEDIIDSGRTLAYLVDLFKYRKANSVKIVTLLDKPEGRVVDIEADYVGFDVPNEFVVGYGLDYMEQYRNLPYVGVLKPSVYETN